One Methanoculleus sp. SDB genomic region harbors:
- a CDS encoding cytoplasmic protein codes for MARKFVTPTAVVSRCIEFDHCRCNGDMIRSHIVDRLKEFVDFIPVCPEVEIGLGVPRDPIRIVRKGGAQYLVQPATGRDVSDEMARFAESFLDTLPHIDGFILKNKSPSCGMKEVRVYAETDKGASIGKTDGFFARSVLKRFPGMPVEDEGRLRNMRIRDHFLTRLYTFSEFRTVRASGSVGALVRFHSENKLLLLAHNQRQEREMGRTVANHDGLAPALLMERYGEQLARALATAPRYTANVNALLHAGGHFRDRLTREEKAFFLDAVEKYREGRISICAPKNILKSWIVRFGEDRLDHQTFFATYPDRLMELDPADLDRGRDLWT; via the coding sequence ATGGCGAGGAAATTTGTTACCCCGACTGCGGTGGTGAGCAGGTGTATCGAATTCGATCACTGTCGCTGTAACGGCGACATGATCAGGAGCCATATCGTGGACCGGCTGAAGGAGTTCGTCGACTTCATCCCGGTCTGCCCGGAGGTGGAGATAGGGCTCGGCGTGCCGCGTGATCCCATTCGCATTGTCCGGAAAGGCGGGGCACAGTACCTTGTGCAGCCTGCAACCGGACGGGACGTTTCGGACGAGATGGCCCGTTTTGCCGAGTCGTTCCTCGACACGCTTCCCCATATCGACGGATTCATCCTCAAGAACAAGTCTCCCTCCTGCGGGATGAAAGAGGTAAGGGTCTATGCGGAAACGGACAAGGGGGCCAGCATCGGCAAAACGGACGGGTTCTTTGCCCGTTCTGTGCTCAAGAGGTTCCCCGGAATGCCCGTCGAGGACGAAGGCAGGCTCCGGAACATGCGTATCCGGGATCATTTCCTCACGAGGCTCTACACCTTTTCGGAGTTCCGGACGGTGCGGGCATCGGGGAGCGTGGGTGCCCTTGTCAGGTTTCATTCGGAGAACAAACTGCTGCTCCTGGCACATAATCAGAGACAGGAACGGGAGATGGGCAGAACGGTCGCAAATCACGACGGGCTCGCACCCGCTCTGCTAATGGAGCGCTACGGAGAGCAGCTCGCCCGTGCACTCGCCACGGCACCGCGGTACACCGCAAACGTCAATGCGCTGCTCCATGCCGGCGGCCATTTCCGGGACCGGCTGACCCGCGAGGAGAAAGCATTCTTCCTTGACGCGGTGGAGAAATACCGGGAAGGGAGGATCTCCATCTGTGCACCGAAAAACATCCTCAAATCATGGATCGTGAGGTTCGGCGAAGATCGCCTCGATCACCAGACATTCTTCGCCACCTACCCGGACCGGCTGATGGAGCTCGATCCCGCGGATCTGGACCGCGGCCGCGATCTCTGGACCTGA